The proteins below come from a single Azospirillum thiophilum genomic window:
- the mobA gene encoding molybdenum cofactor guanylyltransferase MobA: protein MTTDTAHPDIAGVLLAGGLSRRMGGGDKCLRTLGGQSILERIVATVRPQVGPLVLNANGDPARFAHLHLPVAPDVVEGYAGPLAGVLTGIEWVRGTAPGIAWVASFATDAPFIPRDLVARMAAALERDGADLACARSAGQDHPVFGLWPVRLAGELRRAMVEEGIRRVDAWTSRYRLAVADFAVEPVDPFFNANRPEDLAEAERLLDVGLVS, encoded by the coding sequence ATGACGACTGACACGGCACATCCGGATATCGCCGGCGTCCTGCTGGCCGGCGGCCTGTCGCGCCGGATGGGCGGCGGCGACAAATGCCTGCGCACGCTCGGCGGCCAAAGCATCCTGGAGCGGATCGTCGCCACCGTCCGGCCGCAGGTCGGTCCGCTGGTGCTCAACGCCAACGGCGATCCGGCCCGCTTCGCCCATCTCCATCTGCCGGTCGCCCCGGACGTGGTGGAGGGTTATGCCGGCCCGCTGGCCGGCGTGCTGACCGGCATCGAATGGGTGCGCGGCACCGCTCCCGGCATCGCCTGGGTCGCCAGCTTCGCCACCGACGCCCCCTTCATCCCGCGCGACCTCGTCGCCCGCATGGCCGCGGCGCTGGAGCGCGACGGGGCCGATCTCGCCTGCGCCCGCTCCGCCGGACAGGACCATCCCGTCTTCGGGCTGTGGCCGGTGCGGCTGGCCGGCGAGTTGCGCCGCGCCATGGTGGAGGAGGGCATTCGCCGGGTCGATGCCTGGACCTCCCGCTACCGGCTGGCGGTCGCCGATTTCGCTGTCGAGCCCGTCGACCCCTTCTTCAACGCCAACCGGCCGGAGGATCTGGCCGAAGCGGAACGCCTGCTGGATGTGGGACTCGTGTCATGA
- the fdhD gene encoding formate dehydrogenase accessory sulfurtransferase FdhD: MSLKTFTIAPDPANPKLTERVGGLDQDGRAIETAVTVERPLTLYLNGQEIVTMMTIGDYPDCLAVGYLLNQNMLRRDDRITGIDVDEETDTVVVRTERATDYEAKLKKKTLTSGCAQGTAFGDVMETFESISLPADVRLRTSWIYALSKQINLQPSLYLEAGAIHGCVLCAEDRPLVYMEDVGRHNAVDKVAGYMHLNGIPAGDKIFYTTGRLTSEMVIKTVQMGIPILVSRSGFTAWGVQLARQANLTLVGRAKGRRFIALAGTDRLVFDADAAGAADEDSRHGRKGSRDDD; this comes from the coding sequence ATGAGCCTCAAGACCTTCACCATAGCGCCGGATCCGGCGAACCCCAAGCTGACCGAGCGCGTCGGCGGCCTGGACCAGGATGGCCGCGCCATCGAGACCGCAGTGACGGTCGAACGGCCGCTGACCCTGTATCTGAACGGGCAGGAGATCGTCACCATGATGACGATCGGCGACTATCCGGACTGTCTGGCCGTCGGCTATCTGCTGAACCAGAACATGCTGCGGCGCGATGACCGCATCACCGGCATCGACGTCGACGAGGAGACCGACACCGTCGTCGTCCGTACCGAACGCGCCACCGATTACGAGGCCAAGCTGAAGAAGAAGACGCTGACGTCGGGCTGCGCCCAGGGTACCGCCTTCGGCGATGTGATGGAGACCTTCGAATCCATCAGCCTTCCGGCCGATGTCAGGCTGCGCACCTCCTGGATCTATGCGCTGTCGAAGCAGATCAACCTGCAGCCCAGCCTGTATCTGGAGGCCGGGGCCATCCATGGCTGCGTGCTGTGCGCCGAGGACCGGCCGCTGGTCTACATGGAGGATGTCGGCCGCCACAACGCGGTGGACAAGGTGGCCGGCTACATGCACCTGAACGGCATTCCGGCCGGGGACAAGATTTTTTACACCACCGGGCGCCTGACCTCGGAGATGGTGATCAAGACGGTGCAGATGGGCATTCCGATCCTGGTCTCGCGCTCCGGCTTCACCGCCTGGGGGGTGCAGTTGGCGCGGCAGGCCAACCTGACGCTGGTCGGCCGGGCCAAGGGCAGGCGCTTCATCGCGCTGGCCGGCACCGACAGGCTGGTGTTCGACGCCGATGCCGCCGGGGCCGCGGACGAGGACAGCCGGCATGGACGCAAGGGAAGCCGCGATGACGACTGA
- a CDS encoding ABC transporter permease yields MHDFSQALAVAVTMIASLDEGLMRIIGLSLRVSLTAVAAATLIGLPLGAAVAALSFPGRRAVAIGLNTMMGLPPVVVGLVVYLLLSRSGPFGVLGLLFTPTAMIVAQTVMIVPIVASLTRQTVEDLLVEYDDLLRVTGAGPLRRLVTLLSEARWSLVTTVLAGFGRASAEVGAVMIVGGNIEHVTRVMTTAIALETSKGDLPMALGLGMVLMTLSLTVNLAAALLKETGARA; encoded by the coding sequence ATGCACGATTTTTCGCAGGCCCTGGCGGTCGCCGTCACCATGATCGCCTCGCTGGACGAGGGGCTGATGCGGATCATCGGCCTGTCGCTGCGGGTCAGCCTGACCGCCGTCGCCGCCGCGACCCTGATCGGCCTGCCGCTGGGCGCCGCCGTCGCCGCGCTCAGCTTTCCCGGCCGCCGCGCCGTCGCCATCGGGCTGAACACGATGATGGGGCTCCCGCCGGTGGTGGTCGGGCTGGTCGTCTATCTGCTGCTGTCGCGGTCCGGCCCCTTCGGCGTGCTGGGGCTGCTGTTCACTCCGACGGCGATGATCGTCGCCCAGACCGTGATGATCGTGCCGATCGTCGCCTCGCTGACCCGCCAGACGGTCGAGGATCTGCTGGTCGAGTATGACGACCTGCTGCGCGTCACCGGCGCCGGGCCGCTGCGCCGGCTGGTCACCCTGCTGTCGGAGGCGCGCTGGAGCCTGGTCACCACCGTGCTGGCCGGGTTCGGCCGCGCGTCGGCGGAAGTCGGCGCGGTGATGATCGTCGGCGGCAACATCGAGCATGTGACCCGGGTCATGACCACCGCCATCGCGCTGGAAACCAGCAAGGGCGACCTGCCGATGGCGCTGGGCCTGGGCATGGTGCTGATGACCCTGTCGCTGACGGTCAACCTCGCCGCCGCCCTGCTGAAGGAGACCGGGGCAAGGGCCTGA
- a CDS encoding substrate-binding domain-containing protein encodes MLRRSFMLGCAAAAAMAALFQAAVPSVALAADRFITVASTTSTEDSGLFGSILPKFTGKTGIEVRVVAKGTGQAIDLAKRGDADVLFVHHKPSEEKFVAEGFSTVRKPVMYNDFVIVGPASDPAGIKGGKDVAASLAKIAQAKAPFVSRGDDSGTHKAELALWKTASLQPAKTEGGWYRSIGQGMGPTLNTAAAMNGYTLTDRGTWLNFKNRGPLTVLVEGDKRLFNQYGVMLVNPAKFSHVKAADGQAFVDWLVSTEGQKAIADYTINGEQLFFPNASEPGA; translated from the coding sequence ATGCTGCGCCGTTCGTTCATGCTGGGTTGCGCCGCCGCCGCGGCCATGGCCGCCCTGTTCCAGGCCGCCGTTCCATCGGTTGCACTTGCCGCCGACCGCTTCATCACGGTGGCGTCCACCACCTCGACCGAGGATTCCGGCCTGTTCGGCTCCATCCTGCCGAAATTCACCGGCAAGACCGGGATCGAGGTGCGGGTGGTCGCCAAGGGCACCGGCCAGGCCATCGACCTCGCCAAGCGCGGCGACGCCGACGTGCTGTTCGTCCACCACAAGCCGTCGGAGGAGAAATTCGTCGCCGAAGGCTTTTCCACCGTCCGCAAGCCGGTGATGTACAACGATTTCGTCATTGTCGGCCCGGCCTCCGACCCCGCCGGCATCAAGGGCGGCAAGGACGTCGCCGCCTCGCTGGCCAAGATCGCCCAGGCCAAGGCCCCGTTCGTGTCGCGCGGCGACGACAGCGGCACCCACAAGGCCGAACTCGCCCTGTGGAAGACCGCCAGCCTCCAACCGGCCAAGACGGAAGGCGGCTGGTACCGGTCCATCGGCCAGGGCATGGGCCCGACGCTGAATACCGCCGCCGCGATGAACGGCTATACCCTGACCGACCGCGGCACCTGGCTGAATTTCAAGAACCGCGGCCCGCTGACGGTGCTGGTGGAGGGCGACAAGCGCCTGTTCAACCAGTATGGCGTGATGCTGGTCAACCCGGCGAAGTTCAGCCACGTCAAGGCCGCCGACGGTCAGGCCTTCGTCGACTGGCTGGTCTCGACCGAGGGCCAGAAGGCCATCGCCGACTACACCATCAACGGCGAACAGCTGTTCTTCCCCAACGCCAGCGAGCCGGGGGCGTAA
- a CDS encoding 4Fe-4S dicluster domain-containing protein, whose amino-acid sequence MKIGDRTVLVCDCAHSIALDGAALGKACGDGSAVTVHTQLCRAQLDRFEAAVTQGAAKGQPLLVACTQEAPLFGEVAAEVAPDAVLTFTNIRERAGWSDEGGQALPKIAALLAEAALPIPPTGALTLTSQGTCLVYGTDERAIDAGRQLAKHLDVTVLLASPKDIVPPPVMDVAVFRGRIRSGRGWIGAFEIVVDDYAPALPSSRGTLGFEPVRQGASARCDLILDLTGGTPLFPDHKRRDGYLRPDPNSPVQVANALLEIADMVGEFEKPRFVDFKADLCAHSRSRKTGCTRCLDVCPTGAVTPNGDHVAIDPHVCAGCGSCAAVCPTGAATYALPPATTVYERLRTLLSTYQKAGGVAPALLIHDPRHGDALVGMMARHGRGLPARLLPFALNEVTQVGFDLFALALAYGCTHVRILTGPENEGETAGLATQIGLAEAAFSGLGYGSGRVAVIDAADPDAVAAELWTLPADPVEPGMFLPMGPKRTVTMLALRHLHKVAPAPVEILPLPPGAPFGRVSVDVEGCTLCLSCVGACPTGALLDNADKPMLSFAQDACVQCGLCKSTCPEKVISLVPEIDFRDQARGAAVVKEEEPFCCVSCGKPFATKSSIEKIVATLAGKHWMFATPEAAERIRMCEDCRVRDQFERGGAPFALGRPPVPRTTDDDLREREETAGEIQPATVRQKLM is encoded by the coding sequence ATGAAGATCGGCGATCGGACGGTGCTTGTCTGCGACTGCGCGCACAGCATCGCGCTGGACGGGGCGGCGCTGGGCAAGGCCTGCGGCGACGGAAGCGCCGTCACCGTGCATACCCAGCTGTGCCGGGCGCAGCTCGACCGGTTTGAGGCGGCAGTGACGCAAGGGGCGGCGAAGGGGCAGCCTTTGCTGGTCGCCTGCACCCAGGAGGCCCCGCTGTTCGGCGAGGTCGCGGCGGAGGTGGCTCCGGACGCCGTGCTGACCTTCACCAACATCCGCGAGCGTGCCGGCTGGTCGGACGAGGGCGGACAAGCCCTGCCGAAGATCGCCGCATTGCTGGCCGAGGCGGCGCTGCCGATCCCGCCGACCGGCGCGCTGACCCTGACCTCGCAAGGCACCTGCCTGGTCTACGGCACCGACGAGCGCGCCATCGACGCCGGCCGGCAGCTGGCGAAGCACCTCGACGTCACCGTCCTGCTGGCCAGCCCGAAGGACATCGTGCCGCCGCCGGTGATGGACGTGGCGGTGTTCCGCGGCCGCATCCGCAGCGGCCGCGGCTGGATCGGCGCCTTCGAGATCGTGGTGGACGACTACGCCCCAGCATTGCCTTCGTCGCGCGGGACGCTGGGGTTCGAGCCGGTGCGCCAGGGGGCATCGGCACGCTGCGACCTGATCCTCGACCTGACCGGCGGCACGCCGCTGTTCCCCGACCACAAGCGCCGCGACGGCTACCTGCGCCCCGACCCGAACAGCCCGGTCCAGGTGGCCAACGCGTTGCTGGAGATCGCCGACATGGTCGGCGAGTTCGAGAAGCCGCGCTTCGTCGATTTCAAGGCCGACCTCTGCGCCCATTCGCGCAGCCGCAAAACCGGCTGCACCCGCTGCCTGGACGTCTGCCCGACCGGGGCGGTCACGCCGAACGGCGACCATGTCGCCATCGACCCGCATGTCTGTGCCGGCTGCGGCTCATGCGCCGCGGTCTGCCCGACCGGGGCCGCGACCTACGCCCTGCCGCCGGCCACCACCGTGTATGAGCGGCTGCGCACGCTGCTGTCGACCTACCAGAAGGCCGGCGGCGTGGCGCCCGCCCTGCTGATCCACGATCCGCGCCACGGCGACGCGCTGGTCGGTATGATGGCCCGGCATGGCCGCGGCCTGCCGGCCCGCCTGCTGCCCTTCGCGCTGAACGAGGTGACGCAGGTCGGCTTCGACCTGTTCGCGCTGGCCCTTGCCTATGGCTGCACCCATGTCCGCATCCTGACCGGACCGGAGAACGAGGGCGAGACCGCCGGGCTGGCCACGCAGATCGGGCTGGCGGAGGCCGCCTTCAGCGGGCTCGGCTATGGGTCGGGCCGGGTGGCGGTGATCGACGCCGCGGATCCCGACGCGGTGGCCGCAGAGTTGTGGACCCTGCCGGCCGATCCGGTCGAGCCGGGCATGTTCCTGCCGATGGGACCGAAGCGCACGGTGACCATGCTGGCGCTCCGCCACCTGCACAAGGTCGCCCCCGCGCCGGTGGAGATCCTGCCGCTGCCGCCGGGTGCCCCGTTCGGCCGGGTGTCGGTCGATGTGGAGGGCTGCACGCTCTGCCTGTCCTGCGTCGGCGCCTGCCCGACCGGCGCGCTGCTGGACAATGCCGACAAGCCGATGCTGTCCTTCGCGCAGGATGCCTGCGTCCAGTGCGGCCTGTGCAAGTCGACCTGTCCCGAGAAAGTCATCTCGCTGGTGCCGGAGATCGATTTCCGCGACCAGGCGCGTGGCGCCGCGGTGGTGAAGGAGGAGGAACCCTTCTGCTGCGTGTCCTGCGGCAAGCCCTTCGCCACCAAATCGTCAATCGAGAAGATCGTGGCGACGCTGGCCGGCAAGCATTGGATGTTCGCGACGCCGGAGGCCGCCGAACGCATCCGCATGTGCGAGGATTGCCGCGTCCGCGACCAGTTCGAGCGGGGCGGCGCCCCCTTCGCCCTGGGCCGCCCGCCGGTGCCCCGCACCACCGACGACGACCTGCGCGAACGCGAGGAAACCGCGGGGGAAATTCAACCGGCAACAGTGCGACAAAAGCTGATGTGA
- the moaA gene encoding GTP 3',8-cyclase MoaA: MIDLVPEAPSPAPSLAKPAPLVDPFGRKVEYLRVSVTDRCDLRCVYCMAEDMSFLPKAEVLTLEELDRLCSTFVKLGTRRLRLTGGEPLVRRDVMRLIHALGRHIKAGDLDELTLTTNGTMLFKHAAGLFEAGVRRINVSLDTLDPHKFQAITRWGKLDKILGGIQAAKEAGLKIKINTVALKGVNDDEIHRMVAWCGEQGFDLTFIEVMPMGDIGEGARIGQYWPLSMLKAELQKRWTLEESDHRTGGPARYMRVSETGQRIGFITPLTHNFCESCNRVRLTCTGTLYMCLGQEDAADLRTPMRVSDEDGPLIDAVREAITRKPKGHDFIIDRRHQGPAVGRHMSVTGG, translated from the coding sequence ATGATCGACCTCGTGCCTGAAGCCCCGTCGCCTGCCCCGTCGCTTGCCAAGCCGGCCCCTCTGGTCGATCCGTTCGGCCGCAAGGTGGAGTATCTGCGCGTCTCGGTGACCGACCGGTGCGACCTGCGCTGCGTCTATTGCATGGCCGAGGACATGAGCTTCCTGCCCAAGGCGGAGGTGCTGACGCTGGAGGAGCTGGACCGGCTGTGCAGCACATTCGTGAAGCTCGGCACGCGCAGGCTGCGGCTGACCGGCGGCGAGCCGCTGGTGCGGCGCGACGTGATGCGGCTGATCCACGCACTGGGCCGCCACATCAAGGCGGGCGACCTGGACGAGCTGACGCTGACCACCAACGGCACCATGCTGTTCAAGCATGCCGCCGGCCTGTTCGAGGCCGGAGTGCGGCGGATCAACGTGTCGCTGGACACGCTCGACCCGCACAAGTTCCAGGCCATCACCCGCTGGGGCAAGCTGGACAAGATCCTGGGCGGCATCCAGGCGGCGAAAGAGGCCGGGCTGAAGATCAAGATCAACACCGTCGCGCTGAAGGGCGTCAACGACGACGAGATCCACCGCATGGTGGCGTGGTGCGGCGAGCAGGGATTCGACCTCACCTTCATCGAGGTGATGCCGATGGGCGACATCGGCGAGGGCGCCCGGATCGGTCAATATTGGCCGCTCAGCATGCTGAAGGCCGAGTTGCAGAAGCGCTGGACCCTGGAGGAGAGCGACCACCGCACCGGCGGCCCGGCCCGCTACATGCGGGTGTCGGAAACCGGCCAGCGCATCGGCTTCATCACGCCGCTGACCCATAATTTCTGCGAAAGCTGCAACCGTGTCCGCCTGACCTGCACCGGCACCCTCTACATGTGCCTGGGCCAGGAGGATGCCGCCGACCTCCGCACCCCGATGCGCGTCAGCGACGAGGACGGACCGCTGATCGACGCGGTGCGCGAGGCGATCACCCGCAAGCCCAAGGGCCACGACTTCATCATCGACCGCCGCCACCAGGGCCCGGCGGTCGGGCGGCACATGAGCGTGACGGGAGGCTGA
- a CDS encoding CaiB/BaiF CoA transferase family protein, translating to MPLPFLSGLRVVDLGQYLPGPHAAQLLGDLGATVVKVEPPDGDPLRRLGQPDSDGMTAAYKLLNAGKTIVRLDLKSADGRAALEGLLAGADALIESYRPGVMDKLGLGRERLRQLNPRLVHASLSGWGYDGPYATRAGHDLNYMAVGGGLDASGLPDRPVIAYLPVADFASAQQTALAVAGALFGRERTGQGCFLDLSIMESVLGWQGLNLTATARRTMPGRGEALLSGGAACYRIYRTQDGRFATLSALEAKFWRGFCEAVGRPDWIVRQEDPLPQAALTAELESLFASRTLADWKALLDPVDCCFEALPTLTEVADHPHVAARGQLRVTGGPEPLVETLMGLRVDGGRPPERAPLRESDAAAVLAGWE from the coding sequence ATGCCCCTGCCCTTCCTCAGCGGACTGCGCGTCGTCGACCTCGGCCAGTATCTGCCCGGCCCCCATGCGGCGCAGCTGCTGGGCGATCTGGGCGCCACGGTGGTGAAGGTGGAGCCGCCGGATGGCGATCCGCTGCGCCGCCTCGGCCAACCCGACAGCGACGGCATGACCGCCGCCTACAAGCTGCTGAACGCCGGCAAGACCATCGTCCGCCTCGACCTGAAATCGGCCGACGGGCGCGCCGCCCTGGAAGGGCTGCTGGCCGGGGCCGACGCGCTGATCGAAAGCTACCGGCCGGGCGTGATGGACAAGCTGGGGTTGGGCCGCGAACGGCTGCGGCAGCTCAACCCGAGGCTGGTGCATGCGAGCCTGTCGGGCTGGGGCTATGACGGACCCTATGCGACGCGGGCCGGACATGACCTGAACTACATGGCGGTCGGCGGCGGGCTCGACGCGTCCGGGCTGCCTGACCGGCCGGTCATCGCCTATCTGCCGGTGGCTGATTTCGCTTCTGCCCAGCAGACGGCGCTGGCGGTGGCGGGCGCGCTGTTCGGGCGCGAGCGAACGGGACAGGGCTGCTTCCTCGACCTGTCGATCATGGAATCGGTGCTGGGCTGGCAGGGGCTGAACCTGACGGCAACGGCGCGCCGCACCATGCCCGGGCGCGGCGAGGCGCTGCTGTCGGGCGGGGCCGCCTGCTACCGCATCTACCGGACACAGGACGGCCGTTTCGCCACCCTGTCGGCGCTGGAGGCCAAGTTCTGGCGCGGCTTCTGCGAGGCGGTGGGCCGTCCGGACTGGATCGTCCGCCAGGAGGATCCGCTGCCCCAGGCCGCCCTGACCGCCGAACTGGAATCGCTGTTCGCCAGCCGGACGCTGGCGGACTGGAAGGCGCTGCTCGACCCGGTGGATTGTTGTTTCGAGGCGCTGCCGACGCTGACCGAGGTGGCGGACCATCCGCATGTCGCCGCCCGCGGCCAACTCCGCGTCACCGGGGGACCGGAACCGCTGGTAGAGACGCTGATGGGCCTGCGCGTCGACGGCGGCCGGCCGCCGGAGCGGGCGCCGTTGCGCGAGAGCGACGCCGCCGCGGTTCTGGCCGGCTGGGAGTGA
- a CDS encoding GNAT family N-acetyltransferase produces the protein MPDGNDAITVKVLSGIGEADRQGWDACAGPGNPFLSHDFLLALEESGSATGKSGWQPSHLAAYDGGGRMVGAVPAYLKSHSYGEYVFDHAWANAYERAGGDYYPKLQVAVPFTPVPGPRLLVAPAGNAGAVADALVGALEQVADRYGVSSAHVTFPHREDWDRLGDAGWLQRLGVQYHWHNRGYGSFDEFLEALNSRKRKAIRKERREVADSSVRLHTLTGDDLKPEHWDAFHRFYLETADRKWGGGYLNRRFFDLLGRTMADRVVLVMCEDRGEWVAGALNLLGDDALYGRNWGSDGSYRFLHFEACYYRALDFAIERGLARVEAGAQGEHKIQRGYLPVPTYSAHWIADPGFRRAVDRYLAQERPAMEAEIAGLGEELSPYRREG, from the coding sequence ATGCCTGACGGCAACGACGCGATCACCGTCAAGGTTCTGAGTGGGATCGGCGAGGCGGATCGGCAGGGCTGGGATGCCTGCGCCGGTCCCGGCAACCCGTTCCTGTCCCACGACTTCCTGCTGGCATTGGAGGAGTCGGGGTCGGCGACCGGCAAGTCGGGCTGGCAGCCCAGCCATCTTGCCGCCTATGACGGCGGCGGACGGATGGTCGGTGCGGTGCCCGCCTATCTGAAGAGCCATTCCTACGGCGAATATGTCTTCGACCATGCCTGGGCCAACGCCTATGAACGGGCGGGCGGCGACTATTACCCCAAGCTGCAGGTCGCGGTGCCCTTCACCCCGGTGCCGGGGCCGCGGCTGCTGGTGGCGCCAGCCGGGAATGCCGGAGCCGTCGCCGATGCGCTGGTCGGCGCGCTGGAGCAGGTGGCGGACCGTTACGGCGTCTCCTCCGCCCATGTCACCTTTCCGCACCGGGAGGATTGGGACCGGCTGGGCGATGCCGGCTGGCTGCAGCGGCTCGGCGTGCAGTATCATTGGCACAACCGTGGCTATGGCAGCTTCGACGAGTTCCTGGAGGCGTTGAACTCCCGCAAGCGCAAGGCGATCCGCAAGGAGCGACGCGAGGTGGCCGACAGTTCGGTCCGGCTGCACACGCTGACCGGCGACGATCTGAAGCCGGAGCATTGGGACGCCTTCCACCGCTTCTATCTGGAGACCGCCGACCGCAAATGGGGCGGCGGCTATCTCAACCGCCGCTTCTTCGACCTGCTGGGGCGGACGATGGCCGACCGGGTGGTGCTGGTGATGTGTGAGGACCGCGGGGAATGGGTGGCGGGGGCGTTGAACCTGCTGGGCGACGACGCGCTCTACGGCCGCAACTGGGGCTCCGACGGCAGTTACCGCTTCCTGCATTTCGAGGCCTGCTACTATCGCGCGCTGGATTTCGCCATCGAACGCGGGCTGGCGCGGGTCGAGGCCGGAGCCCAGGGCGAACACAAGATCCAGCGCGGCTATCTGCCGGTGCCGACCTACAGCGCCCATTGGATCGCCGACCCCGGCTTCCGTCGCGCCGTCGACCGCTATCTGGCGCAGGAGCGCCCGGCGATGGAGGCCGAGATCGCCGGGCTGGGTGAAGAGCTGTCGCCCTATCGGCGGGAGGGTTAG
- a CDS encoding RidA family protein has product MTGRIDARLAELGIELPQAAAPVAAYVPYTRSGNTLYISGQVTVWNGERKFVGKVGQDFTVEQGKEAARLCALNILAQARAALGGDLDRVTRVLRLGGFVNSGPDFHDHPLVINGASELMRDVFGEAGQHARAAVGAPSLPGNVAVEVDAILEVA; this is encoded by the coding sequence ATGACCGGTCGGATCGACGCACGTCTGGCGGAGCTGGGCATCGAGTTGCCGCAGGCCGCCGCCCCGGTGGCCGCCTACGTGCCCTATACCCGTTCGGGCAATACCCTCTACATCTCGGGACAGGTCACGGTCTGGAACGGCGAGCGCAAGTTCGTCGGCAAGGTCGGCCAGGACTTCACGGTGGAGCAGGGCAAGGAAGCGGCTCGCCTGTGCGCGCTGAACATCCTGGCCCAGGCCAGGGCGGCGCTGGGCGGCGACCTGGACCGTGTGACCCGGGTGCTGCGTCTGGGTGGCTTCGTCAATTCCGGTCCCGACTTCCATGACCATCCGCTGGTGATCAACGGCGCGTCGGAACTGATGCGCGATGTCTTCGGCGAGGCCGGCCAGCATGCCCGAGCCGCGGTCGGCGCCCCGTCGCTGCCCGGCAACGTCGCGGTCGAGGTCGACGCGATCCTGGAAGTGGCCTGA